One bacterium genomic window carries:
- a CDS encoding MFS transporter: protein MKINSMLARFSAYGFLKNQRYFEPFFILFLMDKGLNFTEIGLLVGFRELFINIMEIPSGGFADFYGRRRSMIVSFSSYIISFLIFGLSGPHIWLLFTAMFFFSIGEAFRTGTHKALIFTWLRIHNRLDEKVRIYGYTRSWSKLGSAFSIIIATYLVLREHNYSAVFFYTLIPYLLGLINFFFYPAELEGEKKKDVCISRLFSHVFRSMVLSVKRAGQRRLILESMCFEGFFKATKDYIQPMVKNFAIAIPVFVTLGKGSRTPVLIGLVYFVLYLLSAVGSRKSHSFVSAFKNEERGAAIIWKIASVLYILMIPFLAAKSYPAAILFFIGLYFLQNIWRPILISRFDKFATEEDGATVLSIESQAKSIAAMIFAPIAGMFIDLVRTRNIGGEFWPVAAVGAVLSIAMVVTKRNHRAE, encoded by the coding sequence ATGAAAATAAATAGCATGCTTGCAAGATTTTCAGCTTACGGGTTTTTAAAAAATCAGAGATATTTTGAGCCCTTTTTTATATTATTCCTTATGGATAAAGGCCTCAATTTTACAGAGATAGGCCTGCTTGTCGGGTTTCGGGAATTGTTTATAAATATTATGGAGATTCCAAGCGGAGGATTTGCTGATTTTTACGGAAGAAGGCGAAGCATGATAGTGTCATTTTCTTCCTATATAATCTCCTTTCTTATCTTCGGACTGTCAGGGCCGCATATCTGGCTTCTTTTTACTGCAATGTTTTTCTTTTCAATTGGAGAGGCATTCAGAACCGGTACGCATAAGGCACTTATTTTTACCTGGCTCAGAATTCATAACAGACTTGATGAAAAAGTGCGTATTTACGGATATACCAGATCGTGGTCCAAACTGGGATCGGCGTTTTCAATAATAATTGCAACATATCTTGTATTAAGAGAGCATAACTATTCAGCGGTTTTTTTCTATACATTAATTCCGTATCTGCTTGGTCTGATAAATTTTTTCTTTTATCCTGCTGAACTTGAGGGTGAAAAAAAGAAAGATGTATGTATTTCCAGGCTTTTTTCACATGTATTCCGTTCTATGGTTCTATCTGTAAAGCGTGCCGGCCAGAGGAGATTGATTCTTGAGTCAATGTGTTTTGAGGGATTTTTTAAAGCGACAAAGGACTATATCCAGCCTATGGTAAAGAATTTTGCCATTGCTATTCCGGTGTTTGTTACTCTTGGAAAAGGAAGCAGAACTCCTGTTTTAATCGGCCTTGTTTATTTTGTACTGTATTTATTGTCTGCAGTAGGAAGCAGAAAATCACATTCTTTTGTTTCAGCCTTTAAGAATGAAGAGAGGGGGGCAGCTATTATCTGGAAGATTGCTTCTGTCCTGTATATTTTAATGATCCCGTTCCTTGCAGCAAAGAGTTACCCTGCAGCTATTCTGTTTTTTATTGGGCTCTATTTTCTGCAGAATATATGGAGGCCCATATTAATCAGCAGGTTTGATAAATTTGCAACAGAAGAGGACGGAGCAACAGTGCTTTCAATTGAAAGCCAGGCTAAATCAATTGCTGCAATGATTTTTGCACCTATAGCAG